The following proteins are co-located in the Eleginops maclovinus isolate JMC-PN-2008 ecotype Puerto Natales chromosome 1, JC_Emac_rtc_rv5, whole genome shotgun sequence genome:
- the ogg1 gene encoding N-glycosylase/DNA lyase produces MAKHAVLSPGAKMWRSLTCAKSELRLDLTLACGQSFRWRETAEGHWTGVIGGRVWTLTQTDDTLWYHVYQSHDRQGETSFRKKEAGVSLQLKNKSDNRFKEAVKKEEEEPVAVTPVHQDTKEEEEMLRDYFQMNVKLGDLYREWGAADPHFKHIADIFTGIRMLRQDPTECLFSFICTSNNHISRIQGMVERLCQALGAPLCQLDQTSYHSFPSLSALADNSVEARLRDLGFGYRARFLQQSAKQILDTHGIQWLEGLRSASYLQARDALRTLPGVGTKVADCVCLMSLDKAEAVPIDTHVWQIAKRDYNYASGHGQKTITDKLHRDIGDFFRKLWGPYAGWAQSVLFCADLKKFQNLKEMTQLKRPKKEENNEEELTVAGKKTKMKTETNETVKNIKAKAGLQKKAKKSA; encoded by the exons ATGGCTAAACATGCAGTGCTGTCACCAGGGGCGAAGATGTGGAGATCTCTGACCTGTGCAAAGTCAGAGCTGCGTCTGGATCTTACTCTTGCATGTGGACAATCTTTTCG GTGGAGAGAAACTGCAGAAGGCCACTGGACCGGAGTGATAGGTGGACGGGTTTGGACTCTGACCCAGACAGATGACACTCTTTGGTACCACGTTTACCAAAGCCATgacagacagggggagacaAGTTTCAGGAAGAAGGAAGCTGGTGTTTCTCTTCagctaaaaaacaaatcagacaaCAGATTCAAAGAAGCTGtaaagaaggaggaagaagagccagTGGCTGTGACTCCAGTGCATCAGGACAccaaggaggaggaagagatgctGAGAGATTATTTCCAGATGAATGTGAAGCTGGGGGACCTTTACAGGGAATGGGGAGCAGCAGACCCCCACTTTAAGCACATTGCAGACATATTCACAG GTATAAGGATGCTGCGTCAGGACCCCACTGAATGCCTGTTTTCCTTCatttgcacctccaacaaccaCATCTCTCGTATCCAGGGTATGGTGGAGAGGCTGTGTCAGGCTTTGGGCGCCCCGCTGTGCCAACTGGATCAAACTTCTTACCACAGCTTTCCTTCCCTGTCTGCACTAGCAG ACAACAGCGTAGAGGCACGTCTCAGGGATCTTGGTTTTGGGTACAGGGCTCGGTTCCTTCAGCAGAGTGCCAAGCAGATTTTAGACACCCATGGGATCCAGTGGCTTGAAGGTCTACGCAGTGCCTCATATCTGCAGGCCCGTGATGCTTTGCGCACCCTCCCTGGCGTCGGCACCAAG GTTGCAGACTGTGTATGTCTGATGTCCCTGGATAAGGCAGAGGCTGTGCCCATAGACACACACGTGTGGCAGATTGCTAAACGTGACTACAACTATGCATCTGGCCATGGACAGAAGACTATCACAGATAAACTTCATAGAGATATTG GAGATTTTTTCAGAAAACTCTGGGGTCCTTATGCTGGTTGGGCACAGTCG GTGTTGTTCTGCGCTGACCTCAAAAAGTTCCAAAATCTGAAAGAAATGACACAACTGAAGCGGCCaaagaaggaggaaaataaTGAAGAGGAACTGACAGTAGCAggcaagaaaacaaagatgaagacagaaacaaatgaaactgtGAAGAACATAAAAGCCAAGGCTGGTCTTCAGAAGAAGGCAAAG aagtcTGCCTAG